The Tenrec ecaudatus isolate mTenEca1 chromosome 12, mTenEca1.hap1, whole genome shotgun sequence genomic interval ACCTACAAGACCTTGGCAGGGGAGGAGTTGGGGCGGGCAGCACAGAGGGAAGGGACAAGTGCAAAGGCCAAGATACAGGCCTGAGCTGGGCCAGGGGGCCACCTGATGAGTCAGGGGTTGGAGAGTGCCACGACCAAGGGCGGAACAGCCGAGCCACTAAGGCAGAGAGGAGACGGCCACCACGCTGGGCCTTCTGATCACTTGTCCAGGCTTGCCCTTCACAATCCTGGTTCACGTCTGTGGCCCCAGCACGAATGCTCCTCGTGTCCCACTTTAGTTTGAACAATAAATTTGAAGGTCACTGTCTCATACGCCATGGGAGAGGGTTTGGAGTTTGTTcccagggtggtggtgggaaggCATTGAAGACTTTCAGCAAAGGAGGGACACCGTCTCATTTATAATGTATAAAGGCCACTCTGGCTGCTGTGTGCAGAGGGCCTGCAGGAGGAAGGCTATTGTCCCCTTCCTGACACAGGCACAGCCTCTCTGCCTGGAAGGCCCTTGCAAGGCCTGTGGGGGGCCCTGGGGAGGGCCAGACGTGGGCTGATTGAAGTTGCAGCCATGGGGAACGCAACTCAAGTGTCCCCCAAGATGCTGTTCCCCCTTCTTCTCACTATGTCTGCCCAGCCTTCAGATTGCCCAGCGGGGGGCCTCCAGAGGTGGGAGGAAGCCCTGGAGCAAAGCTACCTAGTTCCCAGGACTGCAGGCAGGCAGCTGGTGGAAAAAACAGAAGAATTCTGCCATCGAAGAGCTAAAGGACACCATCAACATAAGACCATCAACGTAAGACACGGTGATGAATAGCAACTTGCAATTTTTCAAGCTGCCCcgattctcttcccttttcttcccaccctgcccccatcTCCAAGAGATTTCAGAAATGAGACCCACGGGCATTCACAAATACCAGCTGGGGCGGGACTAGGAAAGAAACCTTCTGGAGTCTGCCCATGTACATGGACCATGGGGAGTACGTACATGCCTCAGCCCACCTGCTCTGTGcccccagctccaggcctggcattGGTGTCTGGGATGGGCAGTGGGTTATAGATATCTGCGCCATACACACTGGCCACGTATGATGGACACGATACAcaattcccacaaacctttgatatTTAGCGGGATTGGGAGTGTAAAACATGCCCAGGGCTTGTAATAGCAATGAAGCAGAGCAGGCTGGGAAAGTCAGACGCTTGTGAGAAAAAACTCACCAGCTAGAACGGCCTCTGGTCTTCCCATTACCCAGTGGCGCATGCGTGCCCCCTGCTTAAGACACTCATGTTAAGATGAGGAATTTAGGGTCATCCAAgttggcatgtgtgtgtgtgtgtgtgtgtgtgtaaaagacaaagctaggggtggggggtgggagtgggggtcagGGGCTGGTGGGTGGGGGGCACTCACCCAGTGGCAGCACGAAGAAGAAGGGGAACCAGCAGAGCACGAAGACGCCCACCACGATGGCCAGAGTCTTGGCTGCCTTCTTTTCGCGGGAGAACTTGAGCAGCCGCACGGAGAGGGAGCTGCGGAAGTTGTGGCCCTTGGCACTGCGCGCCCCGGGCGTCCCGTCCGCACCGGCAGCAGCGCCGCGACAGTGGATGCGCAGCACCACCTCCGAAGCCTTGCCCCGCTCGCGCTTGACCCCCGCCTCGAGGCTGCGAGTGGTGCTGCGCGCGACCACGTACACGCGGCAGTACATAACGATGATGACGGCCATGGGCAGGTAGAAGGAGCACACGGAGGAGAAGACGGCGTAGCCCGCCTCCTCGGTGATGCCGCAGAAGCGCTCGTCCGGGGGCACCGGCTCCTTCCAGCCCAGCAGCGGCCCCACGGACACCACGAGGGCGACGACCCAGAGGAGCGCCAGGATGGCGGCCGCCTTGCGCTCCGTCATGATGGCCGGGTACTTGAGTGAGTGGCGCACGCCCACGTACCGGTCCACGGAGATGGTGCAGAGGCTGAGGATGGAGGCCGTGCAGCACAGCACGTCCACGGCGGCCCACACGTCGCAGAAGGCGCGGCCGAAGGCCCAGAAGCCCAGCACCTCCATGGTGGCCGAGAAGGGCAGCACCGCGGCGCTCAGCAGCAGGTCGGCCACGGCCAGGTTGACGATGAAATAGTTGGTGACCGTCTGCAGGTGGCGGTTGCAGGCCACCGAGAGGATGACCAGCAGGTTGCCGGCCACGGCGGTGAGGATGAAAGCGGCCAGGAAGACCCCCACGCCCAAGCCCTGCGCGCTCACCACCAGGCCCCCGACGGCCGCCGAGCAGTTCACCTCGCCACCCGCGCCCGTGCCCCCCGGCTCCCCGGCCGCGCTGCCGTTGTCCTCGCCGCCGCCCGCCCCCAccacgccgccgccgccgccgcccgcggcACCCGGCACGCCACCCACCGCCGGGCCCTCCGAGGCGGCCGCACCGCCCGTGCCGCCCGCGCCCGTGCCTGAGCCGGCGCTCCCGGAGCCGCCGTCCGGGCGAGGTCCCTCGAAGCTGACGCTCAGGAGGGCGCGGAAAGTCATCTCAGTGCCGCGCGGCCGTCGGGGGCCGGGCCCAGGGGCAGGACGTGCGGCTGGCAGGCCAGGGCGCACCGGGCATAGCCGCGGAGCGCCGGCTCCAGCTCCGCGCGCTGGTCCCGTCCGGGTCCTGCCCAAGTTCCTGGGACGCGGGGCGCCGCTGTCCCGAGCGGAGCAGGGCCGGCCAGGACAGCGACCGGGCTCCCCCAAGGCTGCCGCGGAACCGGACCGAGGAGCCGGGCCGGGGACGCGCGCTCGCGAAGTGCGCCCGGGCTAGCGGGCAGAGCGGCGGCCGCTGCGGCTCTCCCCAGCCGGCGCGGGGGGCGGGACGGAGGAGGGGCAGTGCCTGGAGGTAGGAGGGGGCGGCAGGCGCCGAGGGAGAGGGCGCTGCAAAATCCTGGGAAAGGGGGCGCACTGCGCCGGGCGAGCAGGCGCGCGGGTCCCGAGGAACCTGCGATGCTGGCGCGCGCTCGGGCTCTGCGGTAGCTGCCCCCACCTCGCCGCGGTGCCCACCCCCGCCCTCTCCCCTCGCGTCCTCTCCGGCGCCTCTCCGtaacccctccccccttccctctgggGCCTCTCCTCCCTCCCGCCCCCTTCTCCAGCCCCCGGGTCACTCGCTGGTGCCCTTGGGCGCGCGGAGCGAAAGGCACGACTTCCCAGCTGGCTctcctgctccctgctccctgctcccggTTCCCGGTTCTGGGCTGCGGACTCCGGCCGCCAGAGAGCAGCAAGCGCCCGGGATCTGCGGACTGCGGACCCGGCGCGCAGTGCCGCGGCAGATCGCTTCCTAAGACTGTTTAAACTAAAGAATCCGTGGCACCTCCCTCCTCTCAGGCCACCGGCCAGGGGAGGGCTCCAAACTTCTCTGTCCAGTACGGTGGCGTGGAAATGTCTGCTCTGGGCTGAGCCTAGGTGTGATAGACACACCTTGGTTACAGCCCCTGTCCTCTGTCCAGGACACATCAGCGGCAACTTGGCAATGTCTGCACCGCTTCTTCACTCCACTGGATGTTGGAATCAGACTTCCTAATGGCTCACCAAAACAAGTGGTCTTCTTGGGGAGGGGGCGCAGTTAGATGTCGGGCAGGAGGGCGGGGAACGGCCACTTAGTTACCAGGGTTGAGAGGGTGGGTTCCAGACTTGATCTTGTCTTGCCTCAGTTCCCCTTCTGCAAAATGAAGGTAATAATAGCGAGAACCTTCTGGGCTTCTTGTGAGGGTTGGATGAACGAATACACCTATGCCCCCCCAGAGCAGAGCAGTGCCTGGGACAGTATGACCCAGGGCCATAGAACCAGGGGGAGTGAAGGGTGCTGCCAGTGAGCAGGACAAGGTAGGGAGATATAAACCGAGATCATTCATTTAATCACTAATGAGCTGTCCCCAAGTGGCAGGCAGGATGCTGAGCACTGGGGTCTGCGGTGGGAGCCAAGGCCCTGCAGGGAGGATCATGCCATTGGGTGGGTGCAAGAGAAGGCAGGCTTGAGTCCTGCCAGGGAGATGAGGGCCTGTCTGGAGTAGAGTCTGGGAAGGGTAAGAGACTGGGGCAGGATGTCCGAGAATCTTGGAGAAGTAGGTTCTTTGAAGAAAACTTAGAACGTGAGAGAAATTCTGTAAAGATGGTACCCATGCACCCTCCCAGCCTGGTAATAGCTGAGAAACGGATCTTTGAGGCCTTCTATTCCCCTGACATCTTTTTATTTGGGGTTTTGGCAACTTCCTTTGGCAAATGGAAATGAGAGTATGTCAGTCTTCAGGGTTAGCTGGCCGCTGACCAAATGTCAAACCTTTTGGGCTGTCTCCCAGAAGGGGAAGGGCTGAGGGCACTGAAGGGCCAGGAGCCAGGAGCTCCTGacatgagcattctggctggcaGGCTCTGTGCCTGTGACTGGCTGCTGGCTCATAGTATGGGTCAGGGCTAAGCCTGGTGGGTCCATCTAATTCTGGGCTTGGTTAATCTTTAAGGAAGGCAGGGAAAAGGATAAACTGTTAAAcccaagactaaggctggggtcgTAGGAGGCTTCTTGACAGGTGTCACGGGGGAGATCTGTGTCTGATTCTGGTCTAGAGGACCAGCAGAAGGCTGGCTGGGGTGTCCTGGCCAGCAGGGTGAGGAGAGTTGTGTTATGAGGCACCTGTATGAAGGTGGGGCAGCATCACCCTATCTGAAATCTTGGGCATTCTGAGATATGCAAAAGAATTCTTGAGGCTGGAGACGTCTAagggaaggtcagtggaaggGTAAATATTGTGAGATCATCTGCGGTTTCTTGGACAGGCTTCTCAGATGTTCAGCTCAGAAGAGGGATTGGGAATGTGTACTATTGGCAAGACCAAGAGAGAAGTAGTTTCTTTCTGGAGGTCTCAGCAGAGAAGTGACTAAATACCACTCCCAGGGCACAGTATGCACTCACACATCTTTGCTTGGATGCTCCACTAAAAAGatgcaaaaacaaactcactatcattgagttgatgctgattcacctggactctataggacaaggcagaactgtccctgtgggtttcggagatggtaactcttttctggagtagaaagtcctatctttctcctgaggtttcaaactgctgaccttgcagttagcagcagaatgtgtaaccactgtgccaccgggggtCCTTGACTTGCcccatgttgttgttagatgccatcaagtcagttccctcccatacaacagaacaaaatgctgcctggccctgcacaatCCTCGCAATtgtggtcactgtgtcaatccagctcactgagaatcttcctcttcttcactgcccctcaacttaccaaacatgatgtccttgcccagggactggcccctcctgacaacatgtccaaagtaggtaagatgaagtcttgccctccccgcctttaaggagcactctgacctggcttctgccaagacagatcagtgtgtccttttagcaggccatcgtattttcaatattcttccagcaccacaattcaaatgcatggattcttctacgatcttctttattcagtatctaactttcacttgcatatgaggctattgaaaataccatggcatgggtcggggcatcttagtcctcaaagtaacatccttgcttttcagcattctaaagaggtcttgcacagcacattgacccaatgcaactcctcttttgatctcttgactgctgcttccatgagtgtggattgtggatctaagcaagacaaaatccttgacaacttcgacctTTGCTCCATCTATAAcgatattatctattggtccagttgtaagaattttggtcttttttacaattgatagtgaaggctgcaatccttgatcttcagcaagtgcttcaagccttcctcgatttcagcaagtaaggttgtgtcatttgcgtattgcaggttgttaataagttttcctccaatcctgacgtcaCGATCTGCTTCACATAAGCCaagttctctgatgatttgctcaacatatagattgaataagtctggtgagaggaaACAACCCTGTCGAAAACCTATCCtatgtaaccattgttggatgaccttcagcaaaattttacttgcatgtgatatcaaggaTGTTGTTGTATAACTTGAGCATTTTatagggtcacctttctttggactgggtacaaacagggatctcttccagtcagttggtcaagtagctgtc includes:
- the ADRA1D gene encoding alpha-1D adrenergic receptor, which produces MTFRALLSVSFEGPRPDGGSGSAGSGTGAGGTGGAAASEGPAVGGVPGAAGGGGGGVVGAGGGEDNGSAAGEPGGTGAGGEVNCSAAVGGLVVSAQGLGVGVFLAAFILTAVAGNLLVILSVACNRHLQTVTNYFIVNLAVADLLLSAAVLPFSATMEVLGFWAFGRAFCDVWAAVDVLCCTASILSLCTISVDRYVGVRHSLKYPAIMTERKAAAILALLWVVALVVSVGPLLGWKEPVPPDERFCGITEEAGYAVFSSVCSFYLPMAVIIVMYCRVYVVARSTTRSLEAGVKRERGKASEVVLRIHCRGAAAGADGTPGARSAKGHNFRSSLSVRLLKFSREKKAAKTLAIVVGVFVLCWFPFFFVLPLGSLFPQLKPSEGVFKVIFWLGYFNSCVNPLIYPCSSREFKRAFLRLLRCQCRRRRRRRPLWRVYGHHWRASTAGPHPDCVPSPGSALPGAPLALTAPSARDAPGPPEAADGRKAVCGFREWRLLGPLRSPTTQLRAKVSSLSHKIRAGGAPRAGDAHAHALRADVEAVSLGVPHDVAQGVPYQAYDLADYSNLRETDI